In a single window of the Deinococcus aetherius genome:
- the pyrR gene encoding bifunctional pyr operon transcriptional regulator/uracil phosphoribosyltransferase PyrR, whose protein sequence is MTPKATILTADEVRRALTRIAHEIVERNKGAENLALIGIHTRGIPLAGRLAAKLSELEGVDVPTGRLDITLYRDDLTEIAHQPIIRETQVPFDLARRRVVLVDDVLYTGRTVRAALDALIDLGRPESIQLAVLVDRGHRELPIRADYVGKNLPSARSEVVKVRLTETDGVDLVELHDLEAQR, encoded by the coding sequence GTGACGCCGAAAGCCACCATCCTCACCGCCGACGAGGTGCGCCGGGCGCTGACCCGCATCGCGCACGAGATCGTGGAGCGCAACAAAGGCGCGGAGAACCTCGCCCTGATCGGCATTCACACGCGCGGCATCCCGCTCGCCGGGCGGCTAGCGGCGAAGCTGAGCGAGCTGGAGGGCGTGGACGTCCCGACCGGCAGGCTCGACATCACCCTCTACCGGGACGACCTGACGGAGATCGCCCATCAGCCCATCATCCGCGAGACGCAGGTGCCCTTCGACCTCGCCCGGCGCCGGGTGGTCCTGGTGGACGACGTGCTGTACACCGGGCGCACCGTGCGCGCCGCCCTCGACGCCTTGATCGACCTGGGCCGCCCCGAGAGCATCCAGCTCGCCGTCCTGGTGGACCGGGGGCACCGCGAACTCCCGATCCGCGCCGACTACGTGGGCAAGAACCTTCCCAGCGCCCGCTCCGAGGTCGTGAAAGTGAGGCTCACCGAGACGGACGGGGTGGACCTCGTGGAGTTGCACGACCTGGAGGCCCAGCGATGA
- a CDS encoding aspartate carbamoyltransferase catalytic subunit, with the protein MTASITSARPRHLLDFQGWSRERLTALLDNADTMNQVLDRPVRKVPALQGLTVCTAFFENSTRTRVSFELAARRMSADVVSFAAGASSLSKGESLRDTVEVLTAYKVDAYVVRHHAAGAAHLVARYSGKPVVNAGDGRRAHPTQALLDAYTVRQEFGTLEGLTVAIVGDVRHSRVARSNAELLPKLGARVVLCGPATLLPEGLAHLPGVTLTTDPREAVRGAHAVMALRLQQERMDAGYLASLQEYADTYQVNESLMREAESGAIALHPGPMNRDVEISSDVADGPRSRIVRQVENGQAVRMSVLYHLLVGRE; encoded by the coding sequence ATGACGGCCTCCATCACCTCCGCCCGACCCCGGCACCTGCTCGACTTTCAGGGGTGGTCGCGCGAGCGGCTGACCGCCCTCCTCGACAACGCGGACACGATGAATCAGGTGCTCGACCGCCCGGTGAGGAAGGTCCCGGCGCTGCAAGGGCTGACGGTCTGCACGGCCTTTTTCGAGAACTCCACCCGCACGCGTGTCTCCTTCGAGCTGGCCGCCCGGCGCATGAGCGCGGACGTGGTGAGTTTCGCGGCGGGCGCGAGCAGCCTCTCGAAGGGCGAGTCCCTGCGCGACACCGTGGAGGTCCTGACCGCCTACAAGGTGGACGCCTACGTCGTGCGGCACCACGCGGCGGGGGCGGCGCATCTGGTGGCGCGTTACTCCGGCAAACCCGTGGTCAACGCGGGCGACGGGCGGCGGGCGCACCCCACCCAGGCCCTCCTCGACGCCTACACGGTGCGGCAGGAGTTCGGCACGCTGGAGGGCCTGACGGTCGCCATCGTCGGCGACGTGCGGCACTCGCGGGTGGCGCGCAGCAACGCGGAACTGCTGCCCAAGCTGGGGGCGAGGGTTGTGCTGTGCGGCCCGGCGACCCTCCTCCCCGAAGGGCTCGCCCACCTGCCCGGCGTGACGCTGACGACCGATCCCCGCGAGGCCGTGCGGGGCGCGCACGCCGTCATGGCCCTGCGGCTCCAGCAGGAGCGGATGGACGCCGGATACCTCGCCAGCCTTCAGGAGTACGCCGACACCTACCAGGTCAACGAGTCCCTGATGCGGGAGGCCGAGAGCGGCGCCATCGCCTTACACCCCGGCCCCATGAACCGCGACGTGGAGATCAGCTCGGACGTGGCCGACGGGCCGCGCAGCCGCATCGTGCGGCAGGTGGAAAACGGGCAGGCCGTGCGGATGAGCGTGCTGTATCACCTGCTGGTGGGGCGGGAGTAA
- a CDS encoding DUF3995 domain-containing protein: MLGLIHAAFSLYWALGGRWLLETVGQGPRELLKSGPLSVGASLGLIALFKAAAAILPVLNGQDRLPWPKLWRGISWVGGVFLILYGGVNTLVAWGVLSGLVASPGYNRSAMLGHAALWDPLFLLWGAALVLHLWLSRPVRT, encoded by the coding sequence GTGCTGGGTCTGATCCACGCGGCGTTCAGCCTGTACTGGGCACTGGGCGGACGCTGGCTACTGGAAACGGTGGGCCAGGGACCACGGGAATTGTTGAAGTCAGGGCCCTTGAGTGTGGGGGCTTCACTGGGGTTGATCGCGTTGTTCAAGGCGGCAGCGGCCATTCTTCCTGTATTGAACGGGCAGGATCGTCTGCCCTGGCCGAAGCTCTGGCGCGGCATCAGTTGGGTGGGCGGTGTGTTCCTGATCCTGTACGGTGGCGTCAACACATTGGTGGCCTGGGGCGTCCTGAGCGGTCTGGTTGCCTCGCCAGGGTATAACCGTTCGGCCATGCTGGGGCACGCAGCCCTCTGGGACCCACTGTTTTTGCTCTGGGGTGCGGCGTTGGTATTGCATCTGTGGCTTTCCCGTCCTGTACGTACATAA
- a CDS encoding dihydroorotase: protein MTLTITNIKRPGSERLESVTVENGVIKGWNLGELGEVIDGGGGTVAPALVELHAHLREPGQTEKEDLASGLAAAAAGGYGTVVCMPNTSPVVDDPATLRALIERAEGLGFARLRPAAALTKGQQGEQLSELTYLREAGAAMFTDDGRTNENARVLRLGLEYARSLGMVVSVHAEDASLRADGVMNEGPVSEELGLPGNPAAAEAARVARDLEIVAQTGARLHVQHLSTARALDLVREAKGRGLPVTCEVCPHHLTLTDEALRSFDAIYKVAPPLRTQADADHLLEGLLDGTVDCLATDHAPHTRAEKERDLLSAPSGIAYIEIAFPLMWTRFGERLGLERLLDLMTAAPARVMGWPEPTLEEGAPADLVVLDLDTEREVNPAEFRSKAKFTPWAGETLRGWPTLTVVGGKVAFRREG from the coding sequence GTGACTCTAACCATCACTAACATCAAACGCCCCGGCTCCGAACGGCTCGAATCCGTCACTGTCGAGAACGGCGTCATCAAAGGCTGGAACCTCGGCGAACTCGGGGAAGTGATCGACGGGGGGGGCGGCACAGTCGCGCCTGCGCTGGTCGAACTCCACGCCCACCTGCGCGAGCCGGGGCAGACGGAGAAGGAAGACCTGGCCTCGGGGCTCGCGGCGGCGGCGGCGGGGGGGTACGGGACGGTCGTCTGCATGCCGAACACGTCCCCGGTCGTGGACGATCCAGCCACCCTGCGGGCGCTGATCGAGCGGGCGGAGGGGCTGGGCTTCGCCCGCTTGCGCCCGGCGGCGGCGCTGACGAAGGGGCAGCAGGGGGAGCAACTCTCCGAGCTGACCTACCTCAGGGAGGCGGGGGCCGCCATGTTCACCGACGACGGGCGCACGAACGAGAATGCCCGCGTGCTGCGCCTGGGGCTGGAATACGCCCGCTCGCTCGGCATGGTCGTGAGCGTCCACGCCGAGGACGCCTCCCTGCGCGCCGACGGGGTGATGAACGAGGGACCGGTGTCCGAGGAACTGGGCCTGCCCGGCAACCCGGCGGCAGCGGAGGCGGCGCGCGTGGCCCGCGACCTGGAGATCGTGGCACAGACGGGCGCGCGGCTGCACGTCCAGCACCTCAGCACGGCCCGCGCGCTCGACCTCGTGCGGGAGGCGAAGGGGCGCGGCCTGCCGGTCACCTGCGAGGTCTGCCCGCACCACCTGACGCTGACAGACGAGGCGCTGCGGAGCTTCGACGCGATCTACAAGGTGGCCCCGCCGCTGCGGACCCAGGCGGACGCCGACCACCTTCTCGAAGGGCTGCTCGACGGCACGGTGGACTGCCTCGCCACCGACCACGCGCCGCACACCCGGGCGGAGAAGGAGCGCGACCTCTTGAGCGCGCCCTCCGGCATCGCGTACATCGAGATCGCCTTCCCGCTGATGTGGACGCGCTTCGGGGAGCGGCTGGGGCTGGAGAGGCTTCTGGACCTGATGACCGCCGCCCCGGCCCGGGTCATGGGCTGGCCCGAGCCGACGCTAGAGGAGGGCGCCCCCGCCGACCTCGTGGTCCTCGACCTCGACACGGAGCGGGAGGTCAATCCGGCCGAGTTCAGGAGCAAGGCGAAGTTCACCCCCTGGGCGGGCGAGACGTTAAGGGGCTGGCCGACCCTCACGGTGGTGGGAGGGAAGGTGGCGTTCAGGCGGGAGGGTTGA
- a CDS encoding metallophosphoesterase gives MRRAAWTVGLGLSALTGVALAQAYTFEVNHHRHELPGLRSPLRVVQLSDLHYGPYMGRGSVRGWVDAALALRPDVVLVTGDFVDRRGTSSLEPLFEELARLRAPLGVWGVWGNHDLAYLRRAAHREGRSTEAAREAFAGKLRRAGIRILRNEGAPLREDVFLAGVDDLRRGEVRLEAALSQAPAGGAVLLMSHTPDLLPEVPGRVGLSLCGHTHGGQVCLPLVGPLVTSSRFGRRFASGFVQGPAPGFVSRGLGVTTLPFRLNCPPEVVVFDFVPG, from the coding sequence TTGAGACGGGCAGCCTGGACGGTGGGGCTGGGGCTGAGTGCCCTGACGGGAGTCGCGCTCGCCCAGGCCTACACCTTCGAGGTCAACCATCACCGGCACGAGCTTCCCGGCCTGCGCTCACCGCTGCGGGTCGTCCAGCTCTCGGACCTCCACTACGGGCCCTATATGGGGCGCGGGTCGGTGCGAGGGTGGGTGGACGCGGCGCTGGCCCTGCGGCCCGATGTGGTGCTCGTGACGGGGGACTTCGTGGACCGGCGCGGCACGTCCTCTCTGGAACCCCTGTTCGAAGAACTCGCCCGGCTGCGCGCCCCTCTGGGCGTGTGGGGGGTCTGGGGCAACCACGACCTTGCCTACCTCCGCCGGGCGGCCCACCGCGAAGGCAGGTCCACCGAGGCGGCGCGCGAGGCTTTCGCAGGGAAGCTCCGGCGGGCAGGCATCCGCATCCTGCGCAACGAGGGGGCGCCGCTGCGGGAGGACGTGTTCCTGGCGGGCGTGGACGATCTGCGGCGGGGAGAGGTGAGACTTGAGGCGGCTCTGAGCCAAGCCCCGGCCGGGGGCGCCGTGCTCCTCATGAGCCACACCCCCGACCTCCTGCCCGAGGTGCCCGGGCGCGTCGGCCTGAGCCTGTGCGGCCACACACACGGGGGACAGGTGTGCCTGCCCCTCGTCGGGCCCCTCGTCACGTCCAGCCGCTTCGGGCGGCGCTTCGCCTCCGGGTTCGTGCAGGGTCCGGCGCCCGGCTTCGTCTCACGCGGGCTCGGCGTAACGACCCTTCCCTTCCGGCTGAACTGCCCGCCCGAGGTCGTCGTGTTCGATTTCGTGCCCGGCTGA
- a CDS encoding META domain-containing protein, whose protein sequence is MRPFLLLVTLAAMVQSARAATPGPLSGTWQLTNVQGFGSGRVSPGTAYLVVSGGAVQGRFGCGTFAGSAQAAENRVRLDVRPLTPAPGDRCPFAIPEAFLGALNASEQYVMSEGAGQLVLFSKAARLTFERPGGSGDGR, encoded by the coding sequence ATGCGTCCTTTCCTCCTCCTGGTGACCCTGGCGGCGATGGTCCAGTCTGCACGGGCGGCCACGCCGGGCCCCCTGAGTGGCACCTGGCAACTCACGAACGTGCAGGGCTTCGGGAGCGGCCGGGTGTCTCCGGGCACGGCCTACCTCGTGGTCTCGGGCGGCGCGGTGCAAGGCCGCTTCGGGTGTGGGACCTTCGCCGGGTCCGCCCAGGCGGCCGAGAACCGGGTGAGGCTTGATGTCCGGCCCCTCACGCCCGCTCCCGGGGACCGCTGCCCCTTCGCCATCCCGGAGGCGTTCCTCGGCGCCCTGAATGCCTCGGAGCAGTACGTCATGAGCGAGGGGGCGGGGCAACTCGTGCTGTTCTCCAAGGCGGCCCGTCTGACCTTCGAGCGCCCGGGAGGCTCGGGCGACGGACGCTGA
- a CDS encoding enoyl-CoA hydratase/isomerase family protein — MSAPDLTPYRERFASLKFGAHSGGILELILSNEKTLNSADATMHRDLAYVWREVDLDPGVRCVVVRGEGRGFSSGGDLGLVAEMAQSWETRARVHKEARDLVYNVLNCSKPVVSAIHGPCVGAGLAVALLADISLASPNARILDGHTRLGVAAGDHAVIIWPLLCGLNKAKYYLLLNEPLSGAEAERIGLVSLCVPEEELLDRAFAVARRLSQGSQTAVRWTKEALNNWLRLAGPSFDASLALEFLGFSGPDVHEGVASLREKRPPNFPDAADG; from the coding sequence TTGAGCGCCCCCGACCTCACACCCTACCGGGAGCGGTTCGCGTCGCTGAAGTTCGGGGCGCACTCGGGCGGCATCCTCGAACTCATCCTGTCCAACGAGAAGACGCTGAACTCCGCCGACGCCACCATGCACCGCGACCTCGCCTACGTGTGGCGCGAGGTGGACCTCGACCCCGGGGTGCGCTGCGTAGTCGTGCGCGGGGAGGGCCGGGGCTTTTCCTCGGGCGGGGACCTGGGGCTGGTGGCGGAGATGGCCCAGTCATGGGAAACCCGCGCCCGGGTGCACAAGGAAGCGCGCGATCTCGTCTACAACGTCCTCAACTGCTCCAAGCCCGTCGTAAGCGCCATCCACGGGCCGTGTGTCGGTGCCGGGCTCGCGGTCGCCCTACTCGCCGACATCAGCCTCGCCTCGCCGAATGCGCGCATCCTCGACGGTCACACCCGGCTGGGGGTCGCCGCCGGGGACCACGCCGTGATCATCTGGCCGCTGCTGTGCGGGCTGAACAAGGCCAAGTATTACCTGCTGCTCAACGAGCCGCTGAGCGGGGCGGAGGCGGAACGGATCGGGCTGGTGAGCCTGTGCGTGCCGGAGGAGGAACTGCTCGACCGTGCCTTCGCCGTCGCCCGGCGCCTCTCACAGGGGAGTCAGACCGCCGTCCGCTGGACGAAGGAGGCGCTGAACAACTGGCTGCGGCTGGCGGGGCCGAGTTTCGACGCCTCGCTGGCGCTGGAGTTCCTGGGCTTCTCCGGGCCGGACGTACATGAGGGCGTGGCGTCCCTGCGGGAGAAGCGCCCGCCGAACTTCCCCGATGCGGCCGACGGCTGA
- a CDS encoding AMP-binding protein yields the protein MFNPSAEAMPLPALRALQLERLQATVARLNERVPAYREKFAQAGVTPEDLRTLDDLRRFPFTRKSDLRDGYPFGLCSVPRSELRRVHASSGTSGKPTVVGYDENDLEVFSEVVARSLHAAGARPGMLFHNAYGYGLFTGGLGTHAGGERLGLGVIPVSGGGTERQVQIIEDLEPEVIACTPSYALVLADALARRGHTPETLSLKYAVLGAEPWSETMRQEVQARLGVKATNIYGLSEIIGPGVSNEDADEQRGSYLWEDHFYPEIVDPETGEVLPDGEYGVLVLTSMTRTALPLLRYWTGDITCLLPGENATGRTMRRMDAIRGRSDDMIILRGVNVYPTQIEAVLAHLNEVSPHYQLVLSRSGMMDELLLRVESTRLDGPLGHEIVRLVKTQVGVSIGCELCEPGTLPRSEGSKLRRVVDLRESR from the coding sequence ATGTTCAACCCATCTGCGGAGGCCATGCCACTTCCGGCCCTGCGTGCCCTGCAACTGGAACGCCTGCAAGCCACGGTCGCCCGCCTGAACGAGCGCGTGCCCGCCTACCGGGAGAAGTTCGCCCAGGCCGGGGTCACCCCCGAAGACCTGAGGACGCTCGACGACCTGCGGCGCTTCCCCTTCACCCGCAAGAGCGACCTGCGCGACGGCTACCCGTTCGGTCTGTGCTCGGTCCCCCGCTCCGAGTTGCGCCGCGTCCACGCTTCCAGTGGCACGAGCGGCAAGCCCACCGTCGTCGGGTACGACGAGAACGATCTGGAGGTCTTTTCCGAGGTCGTGGCCCGCAGCCTCCATGCCGCAGGGGCGCGGCCCGGGATGCTCTTCCACAACGCCTACGGTTACGGCCTCTTCACGGGCGGGCTGGGAACGCACGCGGGCGGCGAGCGGTTGGGGCTGGGCGTGATTCCCGTGTCGGGCGGCGGCACCGAGCGACAGGTGCAGATCATCGAGGACCTGGAGCCCGAGGTGATCGCCTGCACGCCGAGCTACGCCCTCGTCCTCGCCGACGCGCTGGCCCGGCGGGGGCACACCCCGGAGACCCTCAGCCTGAAATACGCCGTCCTGGGCGCCGAGCCCTGGTCCGAGACGATGCGGCAGGAGGTGCAGGCCCGCCTGGGTGTGAAGGCCACCAACATCTACGGCCTCTCCGAGATCATCGGCCCCGGCGTCAGCAATGAGGACGCGGACGAGCAGCGGGGGAGTTACCTCTGGGAGGACCACTTCTACCCGGAGATCGTTGATCCCGAAACCGGCGAAGTGCTGCCCGACGGCGAGTACGGCGTCCTCGTCCTCACCTCCATGACGCGCACCGCCCTGCCGCTGCTGCGCTATTGGACGGGCGACATCACCTGCCTGCTCCCGGGCGAGAACGCGACGGGCCGCACGATGCGCCGTATGGACGCCATCCGGGGCCGCAGCGACGACATGATCATCCTGCGCGGGGTGAACGTGTACCCCACCCAGATCGAGGCGGTCCTCGCGCACCTCAACGAGGTCAGCCCGCACTACCAGCTCGTGCTCTCCCGCTCCGGCATGATGGACGAACTGCTGCTGCGGGTGGAGAGCACGCGCCTAGACGGGCCGCTCGGCCACGAGATCGTGCGGCTCGTCAAGACCCAGGTGGGCGTCTCCATCGGCTGCGAGCTGTGCGAACCCGGCACCCTGCCCCGCAGCGAGGGCAGCAAGCTGCGGCGCGTCGTGGACCTGCGGGAGAGCCGTTGA
- the paaZ gene encoding phenylacetic acid degradation bifunctional protein PaaZ, with the protein MTTLPTPDILRPASYVYGTWHAGADGQTLVDAVYGRPVAVISSEGVDFGEALRYGREVGGPAIRRLTFHARARALKALASYLLERKEDYYTLNLLTGATRRDGWVDIEGGIGTLFSYASMARRDLPDERFLPEGQVERLGKGGTFVGRHLLVPREGVAVQINAYNFPVWGMLEKLAQAFVGGMPSFVKPAPQTAYLTERVVRDIIASGLLPEGALQLVTGEPGDLLDHLEEQDLVAFTGSAATAAKLKVHPTIVARNVPFNTEADSLNASVLGLTVQPGDPEFALYVKEVAREITSKAGQKCTAIRRAIVPRDRVEEVVEALRRELGKVTLGDPARDDVRMGALVSTGQRERVQGTLDALKAETSVVIGGEERELLGGDREKGAFLDPTVLLCESPLTARGPHELEAFGPVATLLPYDTLEDAARLARMGRGSLVGSIVTFDRTEATELVLGLSSTHGRLLVLNRENAGESTGHGSPLPQLKHGGPGRAGSGEELAGLSGVRHHMNKVAVQADPTTLTAVTREYVPGAQVREDVVHPFRKTFEELQVGDSLLTPRRTVTEADVMAFAGLSGDRFYAHTDEIGARESLFGRRVAHGYFVLSAAAGLFVDPGVGPVLANYGLENLRFTEPVGFGDTIRARLTVQSKTAKDPRPSEPATGVVKWRVDVTNQNEVLVATYSILTLVAREVGETHA; encoded by the coding sequence ATGACCACCCTCCCCACCCCCGACATCCTCCGCCCCGCCTCCTACGTCTACGGCACCTGGCACGCGGGCGCCGACGGGCAGACGCTCGTGGACGCCGTGTATGGCCGCCCCGTGGCCGTCATCTCCTCCGAGGGGGTGGATTTCGGCGAGGCGCTGCGCTACGGGCGCGAGGTGGGCGGCCCGGCGATCCGGCGGCTGACCTTCCACGCGCGGGCGCGGGCTTTGAAAGCGCTGGCGTCGTATCTGCTGGAGCGCAAGGAGGACTACTACACCCTCAACCTGCTGACGGGCGCGACCCGGCGCGACGGCTGGGTGGACATCGAGGGCGGGATCGGGACCCTGTTCAGCTACGCGAGCATGGCCCGCCGTGACCTGCCCGACGAACGCTTCCTGCCCGAAGGCCAGGTGGAGCGGCTGGGGAAGGGCGGGACCTTCGTGGGCCGCCACCTCCTCGTGCCGCGTGAGGGCGTGGCGGTGCAGATCAACGCCTACAACTTCCCAGTGTGGGGGATGCTGGAAAAGCTCGCGCAGGCGTTCGTCGGCGGGATGCCCAGCTTTGTCAAGCCCGCGCCGCAGACCGCCTACCTCACCGAGCGGGTGGTGCGCGACATCATCGCCTCGGGGCTGCTGCCGGAGGGGGCGCTGCAACTCGTGACGGGGGAGCCCGGCGACCTCCTCGACCACCTGGAGGAGCAGGACCTCGTGGCCTTCACGGGCTCGGCGGCGACCGCAGCGAAGCTCAAGGTCCACCCCACCATCGTCGCCCGCAACGTGCCCTTCAACACCGAGGCCGACAGCCTCAACGCCTCCGTGCTGGGCCTCACCGTGCAGCCCGGGGACCCCGAGTTCGCCCTGTACGTGAAGGAGGTGGCGCGCGAGATCACGAGCAAGGCCGGGCAGAAATGCACCGCGATCCGCCGCGCCATCGTCCCGCGTGACCGGGTGGAGGAGGTCGTGGAGGCCCTGCGCCGCGAACTCGGCAAGGTGACCCTGGGTGACCCTGCCCGCGACGACGTGCGGATGGGTGCCCTCGTCAGCACCGGGCAGCGCGAGCGGGTGCAGGGGACGCTGGACGCCCTGAAAGCCGAAACGAGCGTCGTCATCGGCGGCGAGGAACGTGAGCTGCTGGGCGGCGACCGCGAGAAGGGCGCCTTCCTCGACCCCACCGTGCTGCTGTGCGAGTCGCCCCTCACGGCGCGGGGCCCGCACGAGCTGGAGGCGTTCGGCCCGGTCGCCACCCTGCTCCCCTACGACACGCTGGAGGACGCCGCCCGCCTCGCCCGGATGGGCCGGGGCTCGCTGGTGGGAAGCATAGTCACCTTTGATCGCACCGAGGCCACCGAACTCGTCCTCGGGTTGAGCAGCACGCACGGGAGATTGCTCGTCCTCAACCGGGAGAACGCGGGGGAGAGCACCGGGCACGGGTCGCCACTTCCGCAACTCAAGCACGGCGGCCCTGGTCGCGCAGGCAGCGGTGAGGAATTGGCTGGCCTCTCGGGCGTGCGGCACCACATGAACAAGGTCGCCGTGCAGGCCGACCCCACCACCCTCACCGCCGTCACGCGCGAGTACGTGCCGGGGGCGCAGGTGCGCGAGGACGTGGTGCATCCCTTCCGCAAGACCTTCGAGGAGTTGCAGGTCGGGGACAGCCTCCTCACCCCGCGCCGCACCGTGACGGAGGCGGACGTTATGGCCTTCGCGGGCCTGAGCGGCGACCGCTTCTACGCGCACACGGACGAGATCGGGGCGCGGGAGAGCCTGTTCGGGCGGCGGGTGGCGCACGGGTACTTCGTGCTGAGTGCGGCGGCGGGGCTGTTCGTGGACCCGGGGGTGGGGCCGGTGCTGGCGAATTATGGGTTAGAAAATCTCCGGTTCACCGAGCCCGTGGGCTTTGGCGACACCATCCGCGCCCGCCTGACGGTGCAGAGCAAGACGGCGAAGGACCCGAGGCCCAGTGAGCCCGCCACCGGGGTCGTGAAGTGGCGGGTGGACGTGACCAACCAGAACGAGGTGCTCGTGGCGACGTACTCCATCCTGACGCTCGTGGCGCGGGAGGTGGGGGAGACCCATGCCTAA
- the map gene encoding type I methionyl aminopeptidase — MTINNERDLEGMKLAGKVVARTLEALKTAVEPGITPADLDTLAGEIFAQYGAFSAPRAEYNAPVNVFVSVNEDIVHGLPTHRPLAAGDVVCIDVTPNVGGYVADAAVTVAVPPVSPVATRLIACAEAAFAQAMKAARAGRPLNGIGRAIETEVARRGFTLLRELQGHGVGRAIHEKPEVPNFYHPALQKPLHEGLVIAVEPMVSSGRNWRTKTLRDGWTISTTDGGIAAHFEHTIMITKGAPLILTA; from the coding sequence ATGACGATCAACAACGAGCGTGACCTGGAAGGCATGAAGCTGGCGGGGAAAGTGGTTGCCAGAACGCTTGAGGCGCTCAAGACTGCTGTGGAACCCGGCATTACCCCTGCCGATCTGGACACGCTGGCGGGCGAGATTTTTGCCCAGTATGGCGCTTTTTCCGCTCCCCGCGCCGAGTACAACGCTCCCGTGAACGTGTTCGTCAGCGTGAACGAGGACATCGTTCATGGCCTGCCGACGCATCGGCCTCTCGCGGCGGGCGACGTGGTGTGCATTGATGTCACGCCAAACGTGGGGGGCTACGTCGCCGACGCGGCGGTGACGGTCGCCGTGCCTCCAGTGTCGCCTGTCGCCACTCGTCTGATCGCTTGTGCCGAAGCCGCGTTTGCCCAGGCCATGAAGGCAGCCCGCGCGGGCCGCCCCCTGAACGGCATCGGCAGGGCGATTGAAACGGAAGTGGCGCGACGTGGCTTCACCCTGCTGCGCGAATTGCAAGGGCATGGTGTGGGCCGGGCCATTCACGAAAAGCCGGAGGTGCCCAACTTCTACCACCCGGCGCTCCAGAAACCCTTGCACGAGGGGCTGGTGATCGCCGTCGAGCCGATGGTTTCCAGCGGTCGAAACTGGCGCACAAAAACTCTGCGGGACGGCTGGACGATCTCCACGACGGACGGGGGCATCGCCGCCCATTTTGAACACACCATCATGATCACCAAGGGTGCGCCGCTGATTTTGACGGCCTGA
- a CDS encoding CBS domain-containing protein — translation MTGTALLPPEEAAYYLKLFRQARYKTLEDAEDFKSVCYALEEFGRRLTGAHQNGLGRYSVALKSFVGRHNKVEFDALFSVVKAARNDVSHQGVFARNLASKAAKLVTIIEEELYTMTTLVRHVMVEGVVFVQPFHTLSKVREIMLENSFSHLPVKIDNEFLLISDHHIVKLWSASNLTSNQKYVEPLIALAQLPDLPSVGKIRESDPVPTAYQTMQGLPLLVLDNNDNPVGILTPFDLL, via the coding sequence ATGACGGGGACTGCGTTACTACCGCCTGAAGAGGCGGCTTACTATTTAAAGCTGTTCCGTCAAGCTAGATACAAAACTTTAGAGGACGCTGAGGACTTCAAAAGCGTTTGTTACGCGCTTGAAGAATTTGGACGCCGCCTAACGGGCGCCCATCAGAACGGTTTGGGTCGGTACAGTGTTGCCCTGAAGAGCTTTGTAGGGCGGCATAATAAAGTTGAATTTGACGCGCTATTTTCCGTTGTCAAAGCTGCCAGGAACGACGTTTCTCACCAAGGAGTCTTTGCGAGGAATCTTGCGTCGAAGGCTGCAAAGTTGGTAACTATTATAGAGGAGGAGTTGTACACTATGACTACGCTAGTGCGTCACGTTATGGTTGAAGGTGTAGTTTTTGTACAGCCCTTTCACACCCTTTCCAAAGTTAGGGAAATAATGCTTGAGAACTCGTTTTCTCATCTGCCAGTGAAGATTGATAACGAGTTCCTCCTTATATCAGACCATCACATTGTCAAACTGTGGAGCGCTAGTAATTTAACAAGCAACCAAAAATATGTTGAACCACTCATAGCATTAGCTCAACTGCCAGACTTGCCGAGTGTTGGGAAAATACGAGAGAGTGATCCCGTGCCGACAGCATACCAAACAATGCAGGGTTTGCCTCTTCTTGTCTTGGATAATAATGACAACCCTGTAGGCATTCTTACGCCTTTTGATTTGCTCTAA
- the paaD gene encoding 1,2-phenylacetyl-CoA epoxidase subunit PaaD has product MERSAISRQLSADDVWAALAHVPDPEIPVVSVTDMGMVRDVAVDGRRVTVTFTPTFSGCPALHVIRESIGEAVRALGVPDVEVRSTLTPPWTTDWIQPDARERLRQYGIAPPAPAGDTPLITLDPEPTRCPRCGSLNVRMTASFGPTLCKRLYVCESCKEPFEGFKSV; this is encoded by the coding sequence ATGGAGCGGTCAGCGATCAGCCGTCAGCTTTCAGCAGATGATGTGTGGGCCGCCCTCGCCCACGTCCCCGACCCTGAGATTCCCGTCGTGTCCGTCACCGATATGGGCATGGTGCGGGATGTGGCAGTGGATGGCAGGCGGGTGACGGTCACGTTTACCCCCACCTTCTCCGGCTGCCCCGCGTTGCACGTCATCCGCGAGTCCATCGGCGAGGCGGTGAGGGCCCTGGGCGTGCCCGACGTGGAGGTTCGCAGCACCCTCACGCCCCCCTGGACGACCGACTGGATACAGCCCGACGCCCGCGAGCGGCTGCGCCAGTACGGCATCGCGCCACCCGCCCCCGCCGGAGACACCCCCCTCATCACCCTCGACCCCGAACCCACCCGCTGTCCCCGCTGCGGCTCGCTGAACGTGAGGATGACGGCCAGCTTCGGCCCGACGCTGTGCAAGCGGCTGTACGTGTGCGAAAGCTGCAAGGAGCCGTTCGAGGGGTTTAAGAGTGTATGA